In a genomic window of Onychostoma macrolepis isolate SWU-2019 chromosome 08, ASM1243209v1, whole genome shotgun sequence:
- the ndufaf2 gene encoding NADH dehydrogenase [ubiquinone] 1 alpha subcomplex assembly factor 2, with product MSRITSLLRRTFGVVKEHVGTDHFGNIYYNIPEQKSWTGRVIRPRRLVEAANPKEFEYMEGNIPSEWDAWLRGRRKQPPTIEELLQNKRYREQIKIRAIEAEEKDKALQAKEYEEGLVAQPVQTQVKGHASATQFGQTEISEDPVSTANTFQPGSWTPPASKK from the exons ATGAGCCGTATTACCTCTCTGTTGCGAAGAACATTTGGAGTGGTAAAAGAGCATGTCGGCACAGATCATTTtggaaatatatattacaacatACCCGAGCAGAAGTCATGGACTG GACGGGTCATCCGGCCCAGACGCCTAGTAGAAGCAGCCAATCCAAAAGAGTTTGAGTACATGGAAGGAAACATTCCTTCTGAATGGGATG CTTGGCTCAGAGGCAGGCGGAAGCAGCCACCTACAATAGAG GAGTTGCTACAAAACAAACGTTACAGGGAGCAGATCAAAATCAGGGCTATAGAGGCAGAGGAGAAGGATAAAGCCCTGCAGGCCAAAGAGTATGAGGAAGGTTTGGTGGCCCAACCTGTTCAGActcaggtcaaaggtcatgcTTCTGCCACACAGTTTGGACAGACTGAAATCAGTGAGGACCCTGTAAGCACTGCCAACACATTCCAGCCTGGGTCCTGGACACCTCCAGCAAGCAAAAAATAG